CAGCACTTTCCATCCACTATGTCTTTCGAGCAGGGTCTGTCATTACTATGTCTTATGCCTTACTTCGCCCTTTTTTGTTTAATATGGATCCAGAACATGCCCATGAGATGACTTTGTCTTTATTAGACAAAGCTCATAAAGCCCGTGTCTTAGGGCTGGTATATGGTCAATCAATGCAACCAACCGATTGTATGGGGTTGCAGTTTTCGAATCCAGTTGGCTTAGCGGCAGGACTGGACAAAAATGGTGATTACATTGATGCCCTTGCGGAACTGGGATTTGGTTTTATAGAAGTCGGTACGGTTACGCCGCGTCCTCAAGTAGGGAATGATAAGCCGAGATTGTTCAGAATAAAACAAGCCGATGCTATCATCAATCGTATGGGGTTTAATAACCAAGGTATCGATTATCTGGTCGAAAATGTCAAACGCTGTAAATATAAAGGCAATATTGGCATCAATATTGGCAAGAACGCCGATACACCAGTAGAGCAAGCAGCAGATGATTATGTTTATTGTTTAGAACGCGCTTATCCGCATGCTTCTTATATCACGGTGAATATCTCTTCTCCCAACACGAAGAATTTACGCGATCTGCAAAGTGGAGATGCTTTAACTCAGCTATTGGATACGATTAAAAATCGTCACAGTCAGCTGGCAACCGAATACGGCTTTTATGTGCCTTTAGTACTCAAAGTTGCACCTGATCTAGAGCCTATGCAAGTCGATTACATCTCACAGCAGTTACTAGATTTCGAAATAGACGGTTTGATTGCGACCAATACGACGTTGAGCCGTGTGGGGGTTGAAGATTTACAAGATGGTGATCAAATGGGTGGATTATCAGGTCGACCAGTGAGCCACATTAGTACCCAGATTTTACAACAGTTCTCTGATCAGTTGGGTGATAAAGTCACGTTGATCGGTGTTGGCGGTATTGATAGTGGTGCCAAAGCCGTCAAAAAAATAGAGGCAGGTGCAGATATGATACAGCTTTATACAGGGCTTATTTATCGTGGCCCTGGGCTGGTACAATCCTGTATTCAAGCAATCGGTGGCTATTACGACGCTATGGAAGGTTAGAGTGAAATTAAGACCTCGCTATTTACTTGAAAATACTGGCTCTTGAAAGCGCTTTTAACCATCTATGACGTTATAGAACCTGAACAAACCCCAACAAACATGAATAAAGTATGAGGCGTAACACATGAGTGGTCTAGATATCGTGATTGCTGTTGTTGTCTTGATTGGCTTATGGCGCGGCTTTCAAGTAGGACTGATTAAAACAGCCGTTGGTTTGGCAGGCTGGTT
This is a stretch of genomic DNA from Psychrobacter alimentarius. It encodes these proteins:
- a CDS encoding quinone-dependent dihydroorotate dehydrogenase, producing MSYALLRPFLFNMDPEHAHEMTLSLLDKAHKARVLGLVYGQSMQPTDCMGLQFSNPVGLAAGLDKNGDYIDALAELGFGFIEVGTVTPRPQVGNDKPRLFRIKQADAIINRMGFNNQGIDYLVENVKRCKYKGNIGINIGKNADTPVEQAADDYVYCLERAYPHASYITVNISSPNTKNLRDLQSGDALTQLLDTIKNRHSQLATEYGFYVPLVLKVAPDLEPMQVDYISQQLLDFEIDGLIATNTTLSRVGVEDLQDGDQMGGLSGRPVSHISTQILQQFSDQLGDKVTLIGVGGIDSGAKAVKKIEAGADMIQLYTGLIYRGPGLVQSCIQAIGGYYDAMEG